A stretch of the Neptunomonas phycophila genome encodes the following:
- the modF gene encoding molybdate ABC transporter ATP-binding protein ModF, translating into MDTSICLENVTVNFDDRFLLSEVNWTIEPNQHWVITGTNGAGKSALAAVLAGVGDIESGGVSGLPSRVGVVSFEEQADLIAAELKKDDADIMDVISEGTPVKEMIFEGCQDPELANELVSKFGLSGLLERAFRKLSTGESRKVMLIRALTSKPDLLILDEPFDGLDAATLSMLQAHLATLISTVSMVFVLNRFDEMPDFITHVAYVEKGRLPHTVCRDDESAFSELYQLLHLKTTDLSVPEADPETALPALDPTQPLVRLTDITIKYGDTVIVDKLNWTIEPNQHWQLSGPNGSGKTGILSLITGDHPQCYVNDIFVFGFKRGSGESIWQIKQFIGYVSTALQWEYRVSTSLRNVIISGFYDSIGLYSKCTDRQKKIADQWLALLGMQDRADQPFNKLSYGDQRLLLIARAMVKHPPLLILDEPCLGLDDMNRQLVLALIEKICAGSETAVLYVNHHPEDQIAGIDNYLALTKNE; encoded by the coding sequence ATGGATACTTCAATTTGCCTGGAAAATGTAACAGTAAACTTTGATGACCGCTTTTTATTAAGCGAAGTTAATTGGACCATTGAGCCAAACCAGCATTGGGTCATAACGGGCACGAATGGCGCAGGTAAGTCAGCGTTAGCCGCAGTTTTGGCTGGGGTTGGCGATATCGAGTCGGGTGGGGTATCGGGTCTTCCGTCACGGGTCGGTGTTGTTTCCTTTGAAGAGCAAGCCGACCTTATTGCGGCTGAGCTAAAAAAAGATGATGCTGACATCATGGATGTTATCTCAGAGGGAACACCGGTTAAGGAGATGATATTCGAGGGATGCCAAGACCCAGAGCTAGCCAATGAGTTAGTGAGTAAGTTTGGCTTAAGCGGATTATTAGAACGTGCTTTTCGTAAACTCTCTACCGGTGAAAGCCGAAAAGTTATGTTAATCCGCGCGCTCACAAGTAAGCCTGACCTGCTGATCTTAGACGAGCCTTTTGATGGTTTAGATGCCGCGACCTTATCTATGTTGCAGGCGCATTTGGCAACGCTTATCTCCACTGTATCTATGGTTTTTGTGCTGAATAGATTTGACGAAATGCCAGACTTTATTACGCATGTCGCTTACGTAGAAAAAGGGCGTTTACCTCATACCGTTTGCCGTGATGATGAGTCGGCGTTTAGCGAGTTGTATCAACTTTTGCATTTGAAAACCACTGACCTCAGTGTCCCCGAAGCCGATCCAGAAACGGCGTTGCCCGCGCTAGACCCCACTCAGCCTTTAGTGCGTTTGACAGACATCACCATCAAGTATGGTGATACGGTAATTGTGGATAAGTTGAATTGGACAATCGAGCCTAATCAACATTGGCAACTCAGTGGCCCTAACGGTAGTGGCAAGACCGGCATTTTGTCGTTAATTACGGGCGATCACCCTCAGTGTTATGTAAATGATATCTTTGTATTTGGCTTTAAACGCGGCAGTGGCGAAAGTATTTGGCAAATAAAGCAGTTTATAGGATACGTTTCTACGGCATTACAGTGGGAATACCGCGTCAGTACTAGCTTGCGAAATGTCATCATCTCTGGTTTTTACGACAGCATTGGGTTGTACAGTAAATGCACTGACCGCCAAAAGAAAATTGCTGACCAGTGGCTCGCTTTATTGGGGATGCAGGATCGCGCCGATCAGCCCTTTAATAAATTGTCTTACGGTGACCAGCGGTTATTATTAATTGCCAGAGCCATGGTTAAACATCCGCCTTTACTGATACTGGATGAGCCGTGTTTAGGGCTAGACGATATGAACCGCCAGTTGGTGCTGGCCTTGATTGAGAAAATTTGCGCCGGTTCTGAAACGGCTGTGTTGTATGTTAACCATCACCCAGAAGATCAGATAGCGGGTATTGATAATTATTTGGCGTTGACTAAGAACGAATGA